A window of Halichoerus grypus chromosome 15, mHalGry1.hap1.1, whole genome shotgun sequence genomic DNA:
cccttttagAAAAGGCCTGGGAAATTTATAAATAGATAAAGACACAACATGGAAGACATGTGAGTTAAGTCTCCTTCTCCATGAAAATACAGCTaagaaaaaactcagaaaaccTGGGTAACAGAAAAGTATTTCCTCTGAACACAGACATTGATTAAGACTATATTTCTATGTATGGGACTTAGTTTAAGGGAATTTAGAACataatttatacttaaatataagAGAAGCTAAGAAAGAAGCATTAAGAATACAATGATGTCCTATATTTCATCCCAATCTGTAATTGTCTAATCTCAGTATAAGCAATGTAAAGTCTTTCATCATAAATTCAACTTCATTAGATACCTGAGGATTAATATTGAAGAGAAACCATATGAATTTCATGAATGTGGAAAAGCGTTTATCTATGTCACGTGTCAAGAGATACTGAGAAATTCTTGTTGGAAAAAATATCTGTGCATGGTAAGAATGTTGGAAAGCCTTCAGCCTGAAGCAGATCTCCTTCAGCATGACCAGATTCATAGTAGAGAGAAACCTCATGAATGCAATGAATGTGGAAAAACCTTTAGCCTGAAGCAAAACCTCATAGAGCATAAGAAAATGCATactggagaaaaatcacatgaatGTACTGAGTGTGGTAAAGTATTCTCTCGAGTCTCATCCCTTACTCTACATTTGAGAAGTCATACAGGAAAGAAaccatataaatgtaataaatgtggaaaagccttcagccagaaaagaaacttcctttctcatcagaaacatcatactggagagaaactttatgaatgtgggaaagcttcTATTCAGATGCCAGGCCTCATTAAACACCAGAGAAATAATACTGGAAACAAACCCTATGCatgtaaggaatgtggaaagGCCTTCAATGGCAAATCATATCTCACTGAGCATGAGAAAATTCATACGGGAGAGAAACCATTTGAATGTAATCAATGTGGAAGAGCCTTCAGCCAGAAGCAATACCTCATTAAACATCAGAATATCCACAGTGGAAAGAAACCctttaaatgtaatgaatgtggaaaagcctttagcCAGAAGGAAAACCTCATTATCCATCAAAGAAtacatactggagagaaaccttatgaatgcaAAGGATGTGGGAAAGCTTTCATTCAGAAGTCAAGCCTCATTAGACACCAGAGAAgtcatacaggagagaaaccctatatatgtaaagaatgtgggaaagccttcagtggCAAATCAAATCTCACTGAGCATGAGAAAATTCATATTGGAGAAAAACcctataaatgtaatgaatgtggaacAATCTTTAGGCAGAAGCAATACCTCATTAAACATCACAATattcatacaggagagaaaccctatgaatgtaataaatgtggaaaagccttctcTCGAATCACATCACTCATTGTACATGTGAGAATTCATACAGGTGATAAACCTTATGAATGTAAAATATGTGGGAAGGCCTTCTGTCAAAGCTCATCTCTTACTGTTCATATGAGAAGCCATACAGGTGAGAAGCCCTATGgttgtaatgaatgtgggaaagccttctcTCAGTTCTCAACTCTTGCTCTACACATGAGAATCcatactggagaaaaaccttATCAGtgtagtgaatgtgggaaagcttttAGCCAGAAGTCACATCATATTAGACACCAGAGAATTCATACTCACTAAAGCTCTATGAATGCCTTGAATTTAGGAAAACTTTCATCAGAACTCACACTTTAATGGTAtactgaaaattcattttataatagtGACATGAATGTGGAAAATACTTCAACAACTCAAAACTTAAATACTAACAATTTTAATAAGTATTATAGTATCATGAAAACCTATACTCCCAGAACTCCCACAACAAACATTGTTAATGATATACTTTTAGGAGCAATCTCATTGACGTAAGGATACAGTCATGAACACTAATCAGCATGGTTCTGGAAGGCCTACCTGATGCATTAAGAGGTATAAAGATTTGACATTAAGAGAcaaaactgtcatttaaaaaatgttttgctatATATGTAATCAAAATTATTTGTTCTTGATTCATTTGTAGAAATCGGAGATTGGGACAGAATATTGTATTCAGAAACATGCATGCCTTTATGGGGAATTGTTAATTGATAGAGGTGGTATCACAGGTTGGTAGAGAAATTAAATCATGGATGATTCAAAAAATGGTCTCAGGGTAACTGACTCTTCATGTGGAAAAATATTAGATCTCTGCTGTAGTAATACattaaagtatttattatgaAATCCAAAAGTATTGAAGACTAGAATGCAAAAAGCAAAATTTAGTAATATAAGAATTTTATAGGAGAGTGTTTTTAAAACCTTGGGGTAGGAGAGAATTTCTAAAATAGATTCCAGGATACTCACTCTTGAGTATACATGCATATTCCCAAGAAACTGATACATGTACCTAGGGAGTCATGTATCTTTATGTTCATTGAAGCATGAATTACATTAGCAATGGCTGTTGTTTGTGAAATGgataataaaatgtgatatagGCACACAGTAGAATATTCTCTAGTAGTTAAATATAACAGGTTATATATAAGAGAAAGACCCGAAAAGTCATGTAGAGTAAAAACAATGAAGGGATAAATATAATCGTAACTGTGAATATTAAATCAACACTAACAAACACTAGTATTAAGCATTGATTATggataaacatttttatgtaaaacTGAAGAATGGATTGGAAAGATACACACTCAATTCCCAAAGGTGGTTGCCTCTAGAAAGAATGGTAGTGGAAAAGAAATGGGACCAAGCATGGTAGTTAAAGGATACTTCAGTTTTGTATCTAAACAcctatcattaaaaagaaataaagattccaagtaaatataacaaaatgttagTTACCTCTGGGTTGTGGTAATATATGTGTTCTATTGTTTGTgctatttctgaaaattaaaaaaaataaagataggagTAGGAAAGCTGTACATGGAGTACATGTAATAACAGACTCACAATCCCAGATAACtaatattttataggaaatatttctaaaatcatatctttactataagtcattttttaaaattgggatgGTAGCTTAATTTAAATTTACTCTTGCATGTGACATCACTAATCTGTGTGATCTCTACTTAGAAGTTATAGCATTTGATTGTGCAACAGGTTGGTATTACATACATTTAAGGATCATACCATACCATTTAATAATACATGCACAGACTTGATATTAAGAATTGGTTTTTACTGAAACATTTATCAGAAACTTTAAAAGTCCACATAGCCAGTATTGGCATTAAggatttggtattttaaaatgaggaaaccaagttacccttaatttttaaatatgccacTGAGTAAAATGTCAACTCTTGCATTTCACCTTCAATTTtaacctcatttttttctctattctgcCAAATATACTCAACCAATAccccctgtttgtttctttggggaaaatggTGCTAAAAAGGAGATCTGAGACCTaaacaatattcttttatttgaagCAAatctttttgaggatttttgtttACTCGGTCCCTTTCCACAACAACTTGACATATAAAAAGTTGTTAGTGCTCTTTTTGAATAGTGATAAAAATGGGTATCCAACATTTAAACCTTAGGcatatttcaaatatatcaatTTCTTgtaaattcaaaataatgaaatgctaATAGAACCATACTACTATACTGCTTGTTAATGGTTTTGAAGGTTAGTCTTGAGATAACATTATAAATGTCAGGGATTGATTTCCTGGGGTAATATACCCAAATAACATGTGTATCTACATGAATCTAAATTATCctctattttcttccattcctcaTTAAGCATTCCCCTCACATTTCTTAAGTGTTTTGCTTGCCTTTGAGCTTGTGCAGCTTTGAACTAAGAACTCTCAATTCAGACCAAACTAGGAGGATTACCTTTTGGTGCCTGTAGTTGGTTAGTGCCAAGGTGCAACAACAATAAATAGGATATCACATAGAGTAAGATGAGTAATATCTGAGTACTATCACAGATATTTTGACATTTCACTATAAATAGTGTCAAATTTACTGACATCCCCCTATTGATTCGACTTTTTGCTAGTTATTTGCCACCACAAACAATACTACAGTAAACACTCTTAAAATCAGACCTTAAATTtcagatgtttttatttctaggGGATAGGTTACAGGCAAGAGAGTGTTAGATCAAAGGACGTATgcgattattttattttaagaggtGTTATTAGTCATTTTCAAAAACACAACTTTCCTCTAACCCTGCAACAGATGGTAACATACTACTTAAATTCATATTTGTCTGATGAGTGTAACCACTTGCTCCTAGCTTCTCTGTAAATTTTCATATTGTTAGCTCATTTTGAAGTCCTCTTTATGTATTAGACATTAGGACTTTGTCTaatttttgtcataaaaatgatttttccataaaaataccCTAAATTTCTGTGTAACTagatatgtattaattttttctaaGCTTATGGATTAAGAAGATATTTTAATCTCTAGATTGTAGATTTCTTAGGTTTTCTTGCAAgttaatgtttgcatttttcaatatgtaaatattaGTCCATttagaacttaatttttaatgtcaTATGAAATGAGGATTCCttgttattttcttccagatGGGTTTCCAGTTATACAAGCACAATTTGTTAAAATAACCCATCTATTCAGCAGCCAGTCACACAGTTCTGACACCAACTTGTGGTGTCCCCCAGCAGCAATCACAGATTTGAACGAGCAatcaaaaaaaacagaacaggctTTAACAAAGTTTATTATTAGCCTTCcctgacacacacaaaaaccaaactacaaaaaaacaaaacaaacaaacgaaaacaaAATCGCCTTCACAATACTACAACTGCCCAAGCAAGCACGGCTTCCAGGGCCTCtgccctgctcaggggagaggtcAGAATGGGTGTGGTTCACCTAAGCACTGGGAAACATTAACATTCTCATCCAGGACGTCTTATGATAACCCACTACTGCAACTGCATGGTGTGCCCCCATGCAGCACACCCAGTTGTAACACTGATACCCACTTAAGCACAGGGAAGCTGCTGCCTTGGTTTCCCAAGACTTATGATGCCTTAGTCACATAGGCTATCGATGTCTACATGCCAAGTCACAGCGCCCCCAACCCCATCCAGGTACAGGATACACATGAGGAATCTACAGTAGTATTTTCATCAAGGAAACTGGCAGAAAATCAAATCTAAGGTCATCTTTCCAGACAAGGGTCAGTGGGAGAGGCCTATTCAGAATTAAGAATACCAATACCATCCTTTCCTATTCAACTGAAACTCAGATATGTAATCCTTTAACCACATGATTTTTTCCTCATTCAACTGAAACTGCCTTGTACTTTCATTTATACCAAGACCTATTTTCTGTATTCTCTTGTTTCACTAATCTATTTTTCTACTTCTATACTAATACCATATTAATTGATAAATTGATTTAACATTAGCCTTATTGTATTTTGATACTGCATAATAGACCAGCTCCTCCTTGCtgtttttcatagttttattGGCTATTCTAAGTTAATTTTCTTCCTATATAAATGAAGACTGTGTTCTCAAAATACAAAAACCCTTTGATATTCTAGTTGGAActgcattaaatttatatatttattttgggagaaatgacattttttattttaagtctttCTGACCCAAATCATAGTGTGCCTTTGCATTTGTTCAAACTATAATCATGTCTTTCAGCATGAGGGTCCTAAACAAAGTAATTTGAATGCCATCCCTGcttaatattatattttgaaaagtttgtCAGTTCGGTGAATGAGGAGAATCCCTATTATGAACTAAACGTTTGTAGCCCACTCAGAATTCATACTTTGAAGCCCTGATCCctagtgtgatggtatttggagatggggctataaggaagtaattaggtttagattaggtcatgagggtgggacaCATGATGGGAAGAGTACCCATATATAGAAGTGGAAGAGAGAGACTGTAAGAAGAGATTTCTTTCCATGTGTATACACTGAGGAAAGGTCATGTGAGTGTAGCACAGTGAGAAAGCAGCTGTCTACACCAAGAATTGGACCTTCACCAGGATTTGCCAGCACTTTGATGTTGGaatttcccagcctctagaactgtaagaaataaatgtctgttatttaaaccacgcagtctgtggtattttgttataatgCTTGAGCTAAGACAATCCCTTTTCTGCTTAATTCTCCTGTGCTCCTAATATGTGGTAAGACAATAGCACTTTTCATTAGGAGAGTAAAATCCCAACTACATTATTAATAAGGTCTGTAATTTTTAGCAATTTATAAAACTTCCCCCaccttattcatttaaaaataaaaattgttggaacaggaaaagtgaaaaatacagttCCTGGGGTGACATCTTGAAAATGTTGAACTAGGAATCCCCAAGCTATCATTCCCCtacagaaactggaaaaaaaccaaaaacttccTGAACCAACTTTGTAGTATCTCTGGAAAACAGCTGTTTATAGAAACAAGCAAATGCCCAAACAAGTCAAACGCCATCTTCAAATGTTAGTaatcttttgtcatttttattcttgCCCCAACTCTCCCAGGTGTGGTATTGATATGGTCTTGAGCAGGTGGCAACCCAGTTTCCCCCCTCAAACTGGAGGAAGCAGAATGGACCATGTTTGCAAATTATTGTATACATCCGTTCTAACCTGTCTTGAGGATACATGAAGGAATGATGCAAGCATCATCTGTTTCACATTACTCAGTGCAGGTGGGAAAAGGAGCAGGAACTGCTCATAAAACCTACAAGgtggggacccctgggtggctcagtcagttaagcgtctgcctttggctcaggtcatgatcccagggtcctgagatcgagtcctgcatcggcctctctgctccgcggggagcctgcttctccctctgcttctgtctctcatgaataaataaataaaatctttaaaaaaaaaaaaaaacctacaaggTGGACTACAAATCCAAAGTCTGATTGTTAAGATTAGGGAAGTGGAAATGTATAGTCAGGGAGCAGGGTgagggtcagtggatggaaaaatTCTAAGAGGAAACACCAGGGGTAAGGGTGTTCTGGCTAAACCAACCAAAGAGGATtcctgctgaaggcaggccagcaTGATCACACAGCACCTAGGAGAAGGTGGAGGATGAGGAACTTGATCAGATATCAAGGATGATCACGTATTAAGGGTAGAGGGTTCTAGTTAAACTGACTGAGGATTCTTACTAAatcttgattttataaataagtgCACAGATAGGTCTAGAAGGTTCAGGAGTCTAAAGTGTGGTCAAAGAATCTTTGTCACTGAATTGGCACTTGGGCAAAACAAGACCTTGGGGTTAATTTTACTAATGTGCTATTAATGACCCATTTCAGAGACTTCTGGAGACAAACTATACATGCCCATTAGCTGTTCAAAAGGATGtcctgggggtacctgggtggctcagtcggttaagtgtctgcctttagctcaggtcatgatcctggggagtctacttctccctctccccgccccccactcgtgctctatctccctctctctctcaaataaataatctttaaaaacaagacaaaacaaaaaaacaaaaggatgtCCTAGGTAGCAAGAGTTAGTATGGATGCACTGATCTCAAGAAGATGCAGGCAAGACTATACTAATAAACTATTAAACTATTGATTTCAGAGGGTTATAACCAGCCAGATCCACtgaattaacagaagaaaaagctTGGGAATGTTAGTGGAGAATGCATCTTCCCCACTCATCTATTCTTCaagaggagagattttttttccctaaatactCCTGGCTTCTTGtcctactttttatttctcttctggaGAGGTAAAGCAAAATAGTTGATTAGAGAATTTGTTGCCTCTCTGGTCCAAATTAACCTTTTGTTGCCTGATGGGTGAAAACagatctttactttttaattttttttttttttttttaccagctgGCATAATGGTAAGCTTTGTCATTAGAGAGTACTGGAGAGACATTGCAGAGGGAGGGAGTTCTCCTTAGTTCTGGTGTGGCTTCCTCTCCAGGTTTCTGAAAGTAGGCTCTCTTCTCTAAAGCTTTGCCCCACAGTTTACTCCATTACAAAATGCCTCTGAAGCACAGCTTTCTCTAGCATTTGGCCACCATGTTTTCTCCATTCTTGACCAAGTGAGAGGCATCACAGCAGATTTTCAAACATGTGTCTATACCCCAGCTAGGTCTATAGTCCCTATACCCTCTTCATAGGCCTACACATGCACACTGGGGACCTCATGCAAGCCAGTACCCGACCTCTTCCACATAGCTAACCTGGAGCTGTTCTGGCCCAAGCCCTTCATGGATGTGTGCTAGGTTCCTGCAGAGAAAGGTCTCTACAGCTCCAGGTTCCAGTAGTGTCCACAGTGGTGCCCCAAACTCCCTCTATATGCCTATCTCTCAGGCTCTGCTCACCAAACTGCCTAATGAATATGAATCATATCTGGCCTGAGCAAACCAGCAAACTCCTCTACCAGCTAGTAGTCTTTGATGAAATGTGAACCCTTTCCCTTCCAAGATTGTCCTTCCTTGGGTACTCTGCCTCAGCCCTGGAGTCCCTTTAGAGTCCCTTTCCATCTTAATAGTTACATTATTATTGCcacttaataattctttatattaaacttccCCTGTTTTAATTAATGTGTGGTTTCCTGTCTTCACATTGGATCCAGATTAATACAAAGTTTGGAAGAAGACACAGGCATGAGGTGTCCTGGCCCTACTTCTTTCCTCTTCACTTTGGAATCTGCCTATCTGCATAGAGCATGCATTCCCTGATGCTCTAGGTCAAGACGTGAACTTGGAGATTGAGAGCCTATTCTTGCCACTGTCATGATTCACTGGGTCAGGCTGTATTTCTGGAGTCCAAACAGAAAGCTCATTGGACTCCTACAGTGACCATACTCCAATTTGCCTTTAtctataataaaagtaatatctGGCCTCCCTACATCTTAACTATTTGTCCTAAATCTCAGTTAGATAACAACTGATGGGTAAAGCGTGGGGTGATGCACATTTGGTCTCTTCAGAAACCCTAGCACATAATGGCCGCATGGCATAcaacacaatatataaatatttcagactACCCTATACTTTTATGCTCTTAACTTTTAGTAATTTCCATAAATAACTTTTGAGAGGAGAAAAATCCAGACTTGCTAACATGATCTATGAGAATCACTTTCCAGGGGCACcttgatggctcagttggttaagtgtccagctcttggttcagctcgggtcatgatctcagaggttgtgtgctcagcagggagtctgcttaaagattctttCCATCTGCCCGtctccccacttgtgtgcacacacacgcatgctctctctctcaaatacataaatcttaaaaaaaaaaaaaaaatgaatcacttTCCAGATCAGGGGCAATGACTAATTGGACCCAAGATGTTTCAAACCATGGGGGAGTGGTTTTTATTGGGTATCAGTAGTATGGGAAGAGTTGGAATTGTTATGAGAGAAGACTGAGAATGATGTGAACACTTCCTGTTATACTCAAACCACCATTCCAGTTGTCACATTCTGCTCATTCACTCAGCTCCCTTGGAAGGTGGATTCAGATTAAGAAACCAATGATGGTTCTGGTTCAAGATGGTAAATAGGAGGCTCCTAGACATACCACCTCCTACAGACACACCATATCTACAACTACATATGGAATAATTCCCTCAAAAAAATCCAGAAACGAGGTGAGTGACCTCGTTTATAGGTATACATCAAGCAGTAAGAGAAAACCCATTTCTCTACTCCTAGGGTGGGAGTGGGTGACATACAATCTTCACAAATACCCCACCCCAGCACAGTGGCAAACCATCAGGAGAGAACTCAAATCCTAGCTTCTCCCTAATGAGTGGACGGTTTAAACCACATGTATGGAACACCACTATTAAGACTtatacctggggtgcctgggtggctcagtcgttaagtgtctgccatcggctcaggtcatgatcccggggtcctgggatcgagccccacatcgggctccctgctccgcgggaggcctgcttctccctctcccactccccctgcttgtgttccgtctctcgctgtgtctctctctgtcaaataaataaataaaatcttaaaaaaaaaaaaaaaaaaagacttatacctgagggtcacctgggtggttcagtcagttaagtggttggttcttgatttaggctcaaggcatggtctcagggtcctgggatcaagtcccaagttgggctctgcggtcagcagggagtctgcttgaggaatctctctccctcttcctctgcccctccccctgctcactctctggctcccaaataaataaataaataaatcttttttaagaaaagacttATACCTGAGAGATAGTCCCTCAAAATATCCAGCTCTGAAAGCAAATGGGAATTGTATCCATGAGACCCAAAGACTATAGCAAACTAAGAAACCATACCTAACAGGCGTGGCCATCCATCCCCTAAAGGCTCAGCACACTATGGAAGAAGCCTAAGAGCTGTGAGCTGAGGGGCAGTCTTCTAATTTAACAAACATCTAGAGGCCAAATACAATTCTCTGCAGAGACTGAGGATACCAGCAGACACAATCTTCATGCCGTTCCTCTGCCCTAACACAGGTTAATGGGGACTCCAGGAAAGGAACTTGTGCATACATCTGGCACCCTAACTATGGTGGATGCTGTCCAGAGGACACAACCCTTGATTGTCTGCttctggtggccagtggggcaTGTTCATTGGTTCAACAAGACAGTAGCAAATTAAGGAACTTAACTGGCTATCCTGCCAGGGCTCAGTGCAGAGGAAGGACAGAAACACTCATCTCCCAGTCTTCCCCTGAAAGAGGTATAtctgtatactttaaaagctgctgctgAGGGTGAGGTTCCAATGAGCCTGTAtctaggtgctgactgagatTCTTCCCTTTGGGACACTGATAGGTCTTGGCACACTCTCGACAACTGGGAGTCATTAAGAACAAGCCTAGACAAGCACAAAGGTTTAAGAAACAACCAAGAGCTAAGACATGGCTCATCTCCTAAACAAAGCCACTCCTCAAGACTGAGAAAGGTAGCTGTTTTATCAAATGCACAGAAACCAATACAGagtgaaggaaaatgaagaaacagaaaaatatgccccaaacaaaagagcaagataaaaatcctagaaatagACCTTAATGAAAACGACATAAGTGATCTGTCTGATAGAAAGTTCAAAATAATTGTTATAAAGATGTCCACTGAGGTCAggaaacaatgcatgaacaaagtgagaatttcaacaaggACACaggaaatataagaaagtattgaaaagaaaagacagagcagaagaataaaatatagaactgaaaaattcaataggGATTCAAGAGCCCACTTGATGAAAtggaagaatggatcagtgaacATAAAGAGAGGGCAACAGAATTCATCTattcagaggagcaaaaagaaaaaaaatgaaaaaggtttATAAGAGATTTCAGGGGCATcattaagtagaaaaatatttgcattataggggtccaGAGGagatgagtgagagagaaaggggcaaataatttgttcaaagaaataatagctgcaAACTTCCCTAACATGGGTGAAAAAAACTAACATCCAGATCCAGCAAGCCCAGaagtttccaaaaagaaaaatcaaaagagaccCACACTACGATACCTTATaatcaaaatgtcaaaagttaggggtgcctgagcggatcagtcacttaagcatctgcctttgcctcaggtcatgatctcaggctcctgggatggagccacacatcgggctccctgctcagcaggtagtctgcttctccctctccttctgcccctccccaccctctaatgctctctctctctcaaataaataaataaaatctttaaaaataaatgaatacataaaatgtcaaaagttaaaggcaaggagagaatcttaaaagcaataaaagaaaaagagcttgTTATGAACAAAGTAATTCCCCCTAAGACTATCAGCAGAAACTtcacaggccagaagagagtggcacaaTATACcgaaagtgctgaaagaaaaaaaaaaatcaaccaaccaagaatactctacccagtgAAGTTGTCCTTCAGAGTTGAAGGAAATGTAGAGTTTTGAAGACAAGCAAATGATGAAGGAGATCATTATCACTACACCATGTTATAGGATGTTAAATGGACTTCTATAAGATGAAAGAAAGAGCACTAATTAATAACAGGAAAACATGAAAGTATAAgtctcactggtaaaggtaaatatataggtAAACTCAGAATAATGTTGTAATGGTGGTGAGTTAATCACTTATAAACCTAGTATGAAGATTAAAAGACAGAATTAGtacaaataagaataataaaaagaacttaATAGATACAGGATAAAAGATGAAAACTGTGTTATCAAAAacatgaaggggcgcctgggtggctcagtcgttaagcatctgccttcggctcaggtcatgatcccagggccctgggatcaagccccacatcagactccctgctatgcgggaagcctgcttctccctctcccactccccctgcttgtgttgcttctcttgctgtgtctctgtcaaataaataaaatctttaaaaacaaaaacaaaaacatgaaacatggtgacagaataaaaatgt
This region includes:
- the ZNF260 gene encoding zinc finger protein 260, with the protein product MVRMLESLQPEADLLQHDQIHSREKPHECNECGKTFSLKQNLIEHKKMHTGEKSHECTECGKVFSRVSSLTLHLRSHTGKKPYKCNKCGKAFSQKRNFLSHQKHHTGEKLYECGKASIQMPGLIKHQRNNTGNKPYACKECGKAFNGKSYLTEHEKIHTGEKPFECNQCGRAFSQKQYLIKHQNIHSGKKPFKCNECGKAFSQKENLIIHQRIHTGEKPYECKGCGKAFIQKSSLIRHQRSHTGEKPYICKECGKAFSGKSNLTEHEKIHIGEKPYKCNECGTIFRQKQYLIKHHNIHTGEKPYECNKCGKAFSRITSLIVHVRIHTGDKPYECKICGKAFCQSSSLTVHMRSHTGEKPYGCNECGKAFSQFSTLALHMRIHTGEKPYQCSECGKAFSQKSHHIRHQRIHTH